Proteins encoded together in one Streptomyces sp. TLI_171 window:
- a CDS encoding ABC transporter permease: protein MSTQVSPKSADDGSADRTPAPPRTARPLPGWARRLAAANETWTFGVLALLVAFFTAARPDTFLTAYDLTQIATNAAIYLVLGVGMTYVIIVAGIDLSVGSVLVLSAVLSAEYTIHHGGAAAGWGTVAVSALIALATGLVWGALQGWLVAKAKVPPLIVTLGGFGAALGIAQIITGGQDPTGAVSEKLQRSIGFGKLFGQVPWLVVIAFAATAVFGLVLAFTRFGRYTYAIGSNPEAARRVGIDVDRHLVKVYALTGVLAGLGSTMWLAYFGTTSIAGHSTDNLKVITAVVLGGASLFGGRGSVLGTVIGVFIPAVLTTGLIIMDVQQYWQDVAIGVVLVAAVYLDQFRRRGRERG, encoded by the coding sequence GTGAGCACGCAAGTCTCCCCGAAGTCGGCCGACGACGGGTCCGCCGACCGGACGCCCGCGCCGCCGCGCACCGCGCGTCCCCTGCCCGGCTGGGCGCGCCGGCTGGCCGCCGCGAACGAGACCTGGACCTTCGGCGTCCTGGCCCTGCTGGTCGCGTTCTTCACCGCCGCCCGGCCCGACACCTTCCTGACCGCCTACGACCTGACCCAGATCGCCACCAACGCCGCGATCTACCTGGTGCTCGGCGTCGGCATGACGTACGTGATCATCGTCGCCGGGATCGACCTGTCGGTGGGCTCGGTGCTGGTGCTCTCCGCCGTGCTGTCGGCCGAGTACACCATTCACCACGGCGGCGCGGCCGCCGGTTGGGGCACCGTCGCGGTGTCCGCCCTGATCGCGCTGGCCACCGGCCTGGTCTGGGGCGCGCTGCAGGGCTGGCTGGTGGCCAAGGCGAAGGTGCCGCCGCTGATCGTCACCCTCGGCGGCTTCGGCGCGGCGCTCGGCATCGCGCAGATCATCACCGGAGGCCAGGACCCGACCGGGGCGGTCTCCGAGAAGCTCCAGCGCAGCATCGGGTTCGGCAAGCTGTTCGGGCAGGTCCCCTGGCTGGTCGTCATCGCCTTCGCCGCCACCGCGGTGTTCGGCCTGGTCCTCGCCTTCACCCGGTTCGGCCGCTACACCTACGCCATCGGCTCCAACCCGGAGGCCGCCCGCCGGGTCGGCATCGACGTGGACCGCCACCTGGTGAAGGTCTACGCCCTGACCGGCGTGCTCGCCGGGCTCGGCAGCACGATGTGGCTGGCCTACTTCGGCACCACCTCGATCGCCGGGCACTCCACCGACAACCTGAAGGTGATCACCGCCGTCGTGCTGGGCGGCGCCAGCCTGTTCGGCGGGCGCGGCAGCGTGCTCGGCACGGTGATCGGCGTCTTCATCCCGGCCGTGCTCACCACCGGCCTGATCATCATGGACGTCCAGCAGTACTGGCAGGACGTCGCGATCGGCGTCGTG